Proteins co-encoded in one Alphaproteobacteria bacterium genomic window:
- a CDS encoding polysaccharide biosynthesis protein, whose product MKAFFKQPLNLIAILHDSAMAALSFMVAMYLRLSEQMFARDLWWQGALAFALVLMVVMLVSKTYRRLWRYTSLNDLMTLAKAGTIALALFYLGSFQITRLDYMPRSVVFIHWMTLMVFLMGLRVLWRIASDRSLVARFLGRGRARVPVLLIGATAQAEMFIRESERNDDFPYRVVGLIDDETRKHGREIHHVRVYGSVAEASYIIKKLVRKGRAPQRMLLTDPSTARETIEQLLEVGQQHQVTLARLPGLTELKDGNRAYEAQPVAVEDILGRPPAMLDRPAMRALVAGKRVLVTGAGGSIGSELVRQIAASAPAQITLYELSEFHLYEIDHELAETHPTLTRHAILGDVRDKEQLHRIMQHVKPEIVFHAAAIKHVPLSEENPDQAVLTNVLGSKQVADCCIANGVTTMVQISTDKAVNPTSIMGASKRAAEIYCQALAQDGCSTRFITVRFGNVLNSAGSVVPLFQKQLAKGGPLTVTHKEMTRYFMTISEAVQLVLQAAVLGSEAQEKAVIYVLDMGAPIRIEELACQMIRLAGFKPYEDIEIIFTGLRPGEKLFEELFHDAENLTETKHQSIRQAKARELDRIAILSTLQRLTDAARTGDEASVRTAISQLIPEYQP is encoded by the coding sequence ATGAAAGCTTTCTTCAAACAACCTCTCAATCTGATCGCCATCCTTCATGATTCTGCTATGGCGGCGCTGAGTTTCATGGTCGCAATGTATTTGCGACTTTCCGAGCAAATGTTTGCGCGGGATTTGTGGTGGCAAGGTGCGCTGGCTTTTGCGTTGGTGCTGATGGTGGTCATGCTGGTGTCCAAAACCTATCGCCGTTTGTGGCGTTATACCTCACTCAATGACCTTATGACGCTTGCAAAAGCAGGCACGATTGCGCTGGCGCTTTTCTATCTTGGTTCATTCCAGATTACGCGCCTTGACTATATGCCACGTTCGGTCGTGTTCATCCATTGGATGACGCTGATGGTGTTTCTGATGGGGCTGCGTGTGTTGTGGCGGATTGCGTCAGACCGCTCTTTGGTGGCGCGCTTTTTGGGTCGCGGCCGTGCGCGCGTACCTGTGTTACTGATTGGGGCAACTGCACAGGCGGAAATGTTTATTCGTGAATCCGAGCGCAATGACGATTTTCCTTATCGTGTTGTCGGATTGATTGATGATGAAACCCGCAAACATGGCCGCGAAATCCACCATGTGCGCGTGTATGGCAGCGTGGCGGAAGCGAGCTACATCATCAAGAAACTGGTTCGTAAGGGTCGCGCACCACAACGCATGCTGCTCACTGACCCAAGCACCGCGCGTGAGACAATTGAGCAGTTGCTGGAGGTAGGGCAGCAACATCAGGTAACTTTGGCGCGCTTGCCTGGGCTTACCGAGCTTAAAGACGGTAATCGCGCCTATGAAGCGCAACCTGTGGCGGTGGAAGATATTCTGGGCCGCCCACCAGCAATGCTGGACAGGCCTGCAATGCGTGCACTGGTGGCAGGTAAGCGTGTGTTGGTGACGGGAGCAGGTGGTTCTATTGGTAGCGAATTAGTACGCCAAATTGCTGCTTCTGCGCCTGCGCAGATTACACTTTATGAGTTATCGGAATTTCATCTCTATGAGATTGATCATGAACTTGCCGAGACGCACCCAACACTTACGCGTCACGCAATATTAGGTGATGTGCGTGATAAAGAGCAGCTTCACCGCATTATGCAGCATGTAAAACCCGAAATCGTCTTTCATGCGGCGGCGATTAAGCACGTGCCACTTTCAGAGGAGAACCCTGATCAGGCAGTGCTGACCAACGTGCTTGGTAGCAAACAGGTTGCGGATTGCTGCATCGCTAATGGTGTGACAACGATGGTGCAGATCTCCACAGATAAAGCTGTAAACCCCACCAGCATTATGGGTGCAAGCAAGCGCGCGGCAGAGATTTATTGCCAAGCATTGGCACAAGACGGTTGCAGCACGCGCTTCATTACGGTGCGGTTTGGCAACGTGTTAAATTCGGCTGGCTCGGTCGTGCCGTTGTTCCAAAAGCAGCTTGCTAAGGGTGGCCCACTCACCGTGACTCACAAAGAAATGACACGCTATTTCATGACGATTAGCGAGGCAGTTCAGCTCGTGCTGCAGGCGGCAGTATTAGGTTCTGAGGCGCAAGAAAAAGCAGTAATTTATGTTTTGGATATGGGCGCACCTATTCGCATTGAGGAGCTTGCATGCCAGATGATTCGCTTGGCGGGATTCAAACCATACGAAGATATTGAGATTATATTTACGGGTCTGCGTCCTGGTGAGAAATTATTCGAAGAATTATTCCACGACGCTGAGAATCTTACGGAAACAAAGCACCAATCCATTCGTCAGGCCAAGGCACGCGAGCTTGATAGAATCGCTATATTAAGCACGCTGCAACGCCTTACGGACGCAGCACGCACAGGTGACGAAGCCTCCGTACGTACCGCCATTTCACAGCTTATTCCTGAGTATCAACCATGA
- a CDS encoding NAD-glutamate dehydrogenase, giving the protein MSPNYSSRHTLLLQKILAALPKKTSGATREFVGHFYGQSTVEELEQITPQHAASIALTAYEHTAKRNGKGWSIHISGVTHNDAKRAQLFILNDDMPFLVDSLTNLLTRLGLSIHLIIHPVLAAKRDAKGKLLAVSDEKPAGYHAESLIYMELPPLNDAKALEKHIDRVLKKVRAATADWKAMDASVNALAKHYQSKKRGESEETKQFLGWLQDKNFVFLGTAEYDKTAKGLVLNKASAKGVYRLEADHEDAIERALTPTANKGFSIQKSSDVCEIHRSGSMDYIAITRTDAKGNVTGEVRILGLFTSVVYYQSTDLIPFIRNKVAHVLEESGFDRHGHSGKSLRTIIEFLPRDELFQIDEDELFTMAMGVLALEIKPHVRLFARRDTFGRFVSCLLYIPRERFSTSIREQVGKMLAKALHGTMSNFYTQVTESPLARLHIIIETKPEHQPSVDLASIERTIAGLVNLWQEALRDALVTEFGAEKGAALHHRYAEAFGADYTNTHTAQAAAFDIRQAELCLTQGGLALELFRRPNEDADWVHLKCYTTNVDSTLSDILPLLDQMGCTVVDVTPYDVTPKNNPPLLLRDFILRVPPLAGVDLTQHKARLESAMTSVWAGVTSNDPLNALVFYAGLTIRDIEILQLYARYLKQTGFSYSHSFIAQALRQHPALTCLLIDIFKARFDPAQKNREALTQKLRTQLANGLENVTNLAEDTVIRRIEALIMASLRVNYFQRDAQGNLKPYISVKFRSAEVPELPLPVPYAEIFVTSMRVDGIHLRGGPVARGGLRWSDRPEDFRTEVLGLIKAQMVKNAVIVPQGAKGGFILRKPPSERDAFMQEGISCYKEFLCGLLDITDNIVGNKIVRPQGVVCHDGEDPYLVVAADKGTATFSDIANSVAAEYGFWLGDAFASGGSAGYDHKAMGITAAGAWVSVERHFRELGMKTSEPFTAIGIGDMAGDVFGNGLLSCDSFKLIAAFNHKHIFLDPNPDPKKSFIERKRLFVTPRTQWSDYNPKLISQGGGVYERSAKSITLSKEARTALGTDKTTLSPDQLIQLILKAPVDLLWNGGIGTYVKSSNETHEQVGDRTNNAVRINGSELRCKVVGEGGNLGFTQRGRIEYARTGGKINTDAIDNSGGVDCSDHEVNIKIALGAAVAKKRLNTTKRNQLLKTMTDEVSRLVLKDNQLQTQAITLAEKQGLDLLESVGSFMTELEREGLLNRAVEYLPTEKQLGEMRAAYQGFTRPELAVLMAYSKLSLFADLQESTLLDATYFETDLLRYFPKEMQKSYADEIRNHRLRREIVATMITNSIVNRTGITFTYELMRETGLSAADVAQAYVITRDAFKLRELWHSIESLDGVIDAGVQAEMFKAVNGFIEHSCRWFLRHVPQPMRIDTVMKQFADGISTFIKHHEAMMTKTLRKSYEIAVDNLTNMGIPAAIARRVASLEILASACDVVEASNTTKLPVEYVGRVYFELGAELKLGWLRRTARSLKVDTHWEQLAVTALVTELYQAQQQLTVRVLRRKKAANAHALVVGWMQEHESSLQRYLNAMEGLKSQQQAANYAMLIVALRHVQWAISL; this is encoded by the coding sequence ATGTCACCAAACTACTCTTCTCGTCATACGCTTTTACTGCAAAAGATTCTTGCAGCATTGCCTAAGAAAACCTCAGGCGCAACGCGCGAATTTGTTGGTCATTTTTATGGCCAGTCTACCGTCGAAGAACTCGAGCAGATTACACCACAGCACGCAGCAAGCATTGCGCTTACTGCCTATGAACACACTGCAAAGCGCAATGGTAAGGGCTGGTCGATTCACATTAGCGGCGTTACGCATAACGACGCAAAGCGCGCTCAGCTTTTCATTCTCAATGACGATATGCCGTTTCTGGTTGATTCGCTGACCAACCTGCTGACACGTCTCGGTCTAAGCATACATCTCATCATCCACCCCGTATTGGCTGCAAAGCGCGACGCAAAGGGTAAGCTGCTCGCCGTAAGTGACGAGAAGCCAGCAGGCTATCATGCTGAGTCATTAATTTATATGGAGCTACCGCCACTCAATGATGCGAAGGCGCTTGAGAAGCACATTGACCGTGTCTTGAAAAAAGTGCGCGCCGCTACCGCCGACTGGAAGGCAATGGATGCCTCCGTCAACGCATTAGCCAAACATTATCAAAGCAAGAAGCGCGGCGAGTCAGAAGAAACCAAACAATTTCTTGGCTGGCTACAAGACAAGAATTTCGTATTCTTAGGAACTGCTGAATACGACAAAACCGCCAAAGGATTGGTATTAAACAAAGCCAGTGCCAAGGGTGTTTATCGCCTCGAGGCAGATCACGAGGACGCCATTGAGCGCGCCCTAACGCCAACCGCCAATAAAGGCTTTAGCATCCAAAAATCTTCGGACGTTTGCGAAATCCACCGCAGCGGCTCGATGGATTATATCGCCATCACTCGCACCGATGCCAAGGGGAACGTCACGGGCGAAGTGCGTATCCTCGGTCTGTTTACATCCGTCGTTTACTACCAAAGCACGGATTTGATTCCATTTATTCGCAACAAAGTGGCACATGTGCTCGAAGAGTCGGGCTTTGACAGGCATGGTCATAGCGGCAAATCGCTGCGCACCATTATTGAATTCTTACCGCGCGATGAATTGTTTCAGATCGACGAAGATGAATTATTCACCATGGCCATGGGCGTGCTTGCACTTGAAATCAAACCGCATGTGCGTCTATTCGCTCGCCGCGACACCTTCGGACGATTCGTAAGCTGCTTGCTATACATTCCGCGTGAACGCTTCTCGACCAGCATTCGTGAACAAGTCGGCAAAATGCTCGCCAAAGCCCTCCACGGCACGATGAGTAATTTCTACACACAAGTGACCGAGTCACCACTGGCGCGTCTGCACATCATCATCGAGACGAAACCAGAACACCAACCAAGCGTTGATCTTGCCTCAATTGAGCGCACGATTGCTGGTCTCGTGAATCTCTGGCAGGAAGCTCTCAGGGACGCACTGGTGACTGAATTCGGCGCAGAGAAAGGCGCAGCGCTCCATCATCGCTATGCCGAAGCATTTGGTGCTGACTATACCAATACGCATACCGCCCAAGCCGCCGCGTTTGACATTCGTCAGGCAGAGTTATGCCTCACACAGGGCGGCCTCGCGCTTGAATTATTCCGTCGTCCGAATGAGGACGCAGACTGGGTACATCTCAAATGCTACACCACGAATGTGGATTCCACCCTGTCGGATATTCTCCCTCTGCTTGATCAAATGGGTTGCACCGTGGTGGATGTAACACCTTACGACGTGACCCCTAAAAATAATCCGCCGCTATTATTGCGTGATTTCATTCTACGCGTTCCACCACTTGCGGGCGTCGATTTGACCCAGCATAAAGCACGCTTAGAATCGGCCATGACATCTGTATGGGCAGGCGTGACCAGCAATGATCCGCTCAACGCATTAGTATTTTATGCGGGCCTCACCATTCGCGACATTGAGATTCTGCAGCTTTATGCGCGCTATCTGAAACAAACAGGCTTCTCCTATAGTCATAGCTTTATTGCGCAAGCTTTGCGCCAGCACCCTGCGCTTACATGCCTGCTGATTGATATTTTCAAAGCGCGATTTGATCCTGCACAAAAAAATCGTGAGGCTCTCACACAGAAACTACGCACGCAATTAGCAAACGGACTAGAGAACGTCACCAACCTCGCTGAAGATACCGTCATTCGCCGTATCGAAGCGCTCATCATGGCATCACTGCGCGTGAATTATTTCCAGCGCGACGCGCAGGGCAATCTCAAGCCTTACATCTCGGTGAAATTCCGCTCGGCCGAAGTCCCCGAATTGCCTCTGCCCGTACCATACGCCGAGATTTTCGTTACCAGCATGCGCGTCGATGGTATTCACCTTCGTGGCGGCCCCGTTGCGCGCGGTGGCTTGCGTTGGTCAGACAGGCCTGAAGATTTCCGCACCGAAGTATTGGGGCTGATTAAAGCACAAATGGTGAAGAACGCGGTGATTGTACCGCAAGGTGCGAAGGGTGGCTTCATCCTGCGCAAACCACCATCAGAGCGTGATGCTTTCATGCAAGAGGGGATTAGCTGCTACAAGGAATTCCTCTGTGGTCTGCTTGATATTACCGATAATATCGTTGGCAATAAGATTGTCCGCCCGCAAGGCGTTGTCTGTCATGACGGCGAGGACCCATACCTCGTTGTCGCCGCCGATAAAGGCACTGCCACCTTCTCTGACATCGCTAATAGCGTTGCTGCAGAATATGGATTCTGGCTGGGTGACGCCTTCGCTTCTGGCGGCTCCGCAGGCTATGACCACAAGGCCATGGGCATTACCGCCGCCGGCGCGTGGGTTTCTGTTGAACGCCATTTCCGCGAGCTTGGCATGAAAACGTCTGAGCCATTTACCGCCATCGGTATCGGCGACATGGCAGGCGATGTGTTTGGTAATGGCCTATTATCTTGCGATAGCTTCAAGCTTATCGCCGCATTTAACCACAAACATATTTTCCTCGATCCTAATCCCGATCCCAAGAAAAGCTTTATCGAGCGCAAACGTCTTTTCGTGACTCCACGCACCCAGTGGTCAGACTATAATCCCAAGCTCATTTCACAAGGCGGCGGAGTTTACGAACGCAGCGCCAAATCCATTACCCTAAGCAAAGAAGCGCGCACGGCTCTTGGTACAGACAAAACCACGCTCTCGCCTGACCAACTGATCCAGTTGATTCTCAAAGCACCCGTTGATCTCTTGTGGAATGGCGGCATTGGCACCTATGTAAAGTCCAGCAACGAAACGCATGAGCAGGTTGGCGATCGTACCAATAACGCCGTGCGCATTAATGGCTCTGAACTGCGCTGCAAAGTAGTTGGCGAGGGCGGCAACCTCGGCTTCACGCAGCGCGGCCGCATCGAATACGCGCGCACAGGTGGCAAAATCAATACCGACGCCATCGATAACTCTGGCGGCGTGGATTGTTCAGACCATGAAGTAAACATCAAGATTGCTCTGGGCGCTGCTGTCGCTAAAAAACGCCTTAACACTACTAAGCGTAACCAACTCCTCAAAACCATGACGGACGAAGTTTCGCGCCTAGTACTCAAGGACAATCAACTGCAGACCCAAGCCATCACGCTGGCTGAGAAACAGGGTCTGGACCTGCTCGAATCGGTAGGTAGTTTCATGACCGAGCTTGAGCGCGAAGGTCTGCTCAATCGCGCTGTTGAATATCTGCCAACCGAAAAGCAACTAGGTGAAATGCGCGCAGCATATCAGGGCTTTACGCGCCCTGAGCTTGCGGTACTTATGGCCTATAGTAAGCTTTCGCTATTTGCTGATTTACAGGAATCCACACTGCTGGATGCTACGTATTTCGAAACGGATCTACTGCGTTATTTCCCTAAAGAAATGCAAAAATCTTACGCCGATGAAATTCGCAATCACCGCTTGCGCCGCGAAATCGTGGCGACGATGATCACCAACAGCATCGTGAATCGTACGGGCATTACCTTCACCTACGAACTCATGCGCGAAACTGGGCTAAGCGCCGCAGATGTTGCGCAAGCCTATGTGATTACGCGCGATGCTTTCAAACTACGTGAGCTGTGGCATAGCATCGAATCGCTCGATGGGGTGATTGATGCAGGCGTTCAGGCCGAGATGTTCAAGGCCGTGAATGGCTTCATTGAACATAGCTGCCGTTGGTTCTTGCGCCACGTTCCACAGCCTATGCGCATTGACACCGTCATGAAGCAGTTCGCCGACGGCATCTCGACATTCATTAAGCATCATGAAGCGATGATGACGAAAACGCTACGCAAGTCCTATGAAATCGCGGTTGATAATCTAACCAACATGGGCATTCCTGCAGCTATTGCCCGCCGTGTCGCATCGCTAGAAATTCTTGCCTCTGCCTGCGATGTGGTTGAAGCATCGAATACAACGAAGCTACCCGTAGAATATGTGGGCCGCGTTTACTTTGAATTGGGCGCTGAACTAAAATTGGGCTGGCTACGCCGCACGGCGCGCTCACTCAAAGTCGATACTCATTGGGAACAATTAGCCGTTACCGCGCTCGTCACAGAACTTTATCAAGCGCAACAGCAACTGACGGTTCGCGTGCTACGTCGCAAAAAAGCAGCGAATGCGCATGCGCTGGTCGTGGGTTGGATGCAAGAGCATGAAAGTTCACTACAGCGCTATTTGAACGCGATGGAAGGCCTCAAGTCGCAACAGCAGGCCGCCAATTACGCGATGCTGATCGTGGCTCTACGTCACGTACAATGGGCGATTAGCCTCTAA
- the purH gene encoding bifunctional phosphoribosylaminoimidazolecarboxamide formyltransferase/IMP cyclohydrolase: MKRPIHRALISVSDKTGLEPFVRALAAAGVDLVSTGGTAQLIREMGLQVRDVSALTKFPEMMDGRVKTLHPMVHGGLLARRDVSAHVEAMREHGIEEIDLLVVNLYPFEATLNETDNPEKLIEKIDVGGPAMIRAAAKNHAFVNVVTDPVDYTAVLEAIQSSGTTLEFRRQLAAKAFARTASYDSLIGAWMSGGWPEYLLDAKRANVLRYGENPHQQAALYQRNQGHGGLAFARQLQGKELSYNNLADAEAAWQLALSFEQPAVAIIKHANPCGVALGATVTEAFSKALASDPVSAFGGILACNQAIDAAMVDAIGSLFLEVIVAPDITPEAQQKLATKKNLRVLIAQGETSRSPLSQWQIVPISGGYLVQTKDVQKLSDATWKVVTKAPLPATLHDSALFGFEVVRAVKSNAIVLIKDGATIGIGAGQMSRVDSVRIAIEKAQAHGHDTKGALLASDAFFPFADNVALAKEAGIAAVVQPGGSVRDAEVIAAADEAGIAMVFTGSRHFKH; this comes from the coding sequence ATGAAGCGACCCATTCATCGCGCCCTTATTTCTGTTTCCGATAAAACGGGCCTCGAACCGTTTGTACGCGCACTTGCTGCTGCAGGAGTGGATTTGGTTTCCACGGGTGGTACGGCACAATTAATTCGTGAAATGGGACTCCAAGTGCGCGATGTCAGCGCATTGACGAAGTTCCCCGAGATGATGGATGGACGCGTTAAAACATTGCACCCTATGGTGCATGGCGGCTTGCTGGCGCGCCGTGATGTGAGCGCGCATGTGGAAGCTATGCGTGAGCATGGGATTGAAGAAATCGATTTGCTGGTGGTGAATTTGTATCCGTTTGAGGCAACGCTCAATGAAACAGATAACCCAGAAAAACTGATAGAGAAAATCGATGTAGGCGGCCCTGCGATGATTCGTGCGGCAGCAAAGAATCATGCGTTTGTGAATGTGGTAACGGACCCTGTAGACTATACGGCTGTATTGGAAGCCATTCAATCAAGTGGCACTACGTTGGAGTTTCGACGCCAGTTAGCGGCAAAGGCGTTTGCCCGCACTGCCTCATATGATAGTTTGATTGGTGCATGGATGAGCGGTGGTTGGCCTGAATATCTGCTTGATGCAAAGCGCGCAAACGTACTGCGTTATGGTGAGAATCCACACCAGCAGGCGGCTCTTTATCAGCGCAATCAGGGGCATGGTGGCTTGGCATTTGCGCGACAACTACAAGGCAAAGAGCTTAGCTATAATAACCTCGCGGATGCTGAGGCAGCATGGCAATTGGCCCTCTCATTTGAGCAGCCAGCCGTAGCGATTATCAAGCATGCGAACCCCTGTGGTGTGGCGCTGGGTGCGACGGTGACGGAGGCATTTAGCAAGGCCTTGGCAAGTGACCCCGTGAGTGCGTTTGGTGGCATTTTAGCATGTAATCAGGCGATTGATGCCGCGATGGTGGATGCGATTGGCAGCCTCTTTCTAGAAGTTATTGTGGCGCCTGATATCACCCCCGAAGCGCAACAAAAGCTGGCCACGAAAAAGAATTTACGTGTTCTTATTGCGCAGGGCGAAACGTCACGCAGCCCACTTTCCCAATGGCAAATTGTGCCTATTAGCGGGGGCTATTTAGTGCAGACAAAAGATGTGCAGAAACTTAGTGATGCCACATGGAAAGTTGTTACCAAGGCACCATTGCCCGCCACATTGCACGATTCGGCGCTATTTGGTTTTGAGGTGGTACGTGCAGTGAAATCTAACGCGATTGTCTTGATTAAAGATGGCGCAACGATTGGCATTGGCGCAGGGCAAATGAGCCGCGTTGATTCGGTGCGCATTGCTATTGAGAAGGCGCAGGCCCATGGTCATGACACGAAGGGTGCATTGCTAGCTTCTGACGCGTTCTTTCCCTTTGCAGATAATGTGGCGCTTGCGAAAGAAGCAGGCATTGCCGCAGTCGTTCAGCCGGGTGGTTCGGTGCGTGACGCTGAAGTGATTGCGGCAGCAGATGAGGCGGGCATCGCGATGGTGTTTACGGGCTCACGCCACTTTAAGCACTAG
- the mutL gene encoding DNA mismatch repair endonuclease MutL: MAIRRLSTTLINQIAAGEVIERPASVVKELVENAIDAGATDIEVALEAGGIQLVRVRDNGAGIPKDELALAVERHATSKLLDDDLMAIYTMGFRGEALPSIGSVARLSLTSRAKGAADAWQIRVDGGEVSALVPAALAQGTVIEVRELFYAIPARLKFLKTPRTELANAIDVIERLAMAHPDIRFRLTHDGKTLRDFAALTSDWLQAQPQRLEKIIGTGLAANIVPVDATREGLRVTGFAALPTYSRSNSMSQYLFVNRRPVRDRVLLGVVRAAYQDLLARDRHPVVVLFVDVPTDQVDVNVHPAKAEVRFRDAQLVRGLLLGALKAALQSVSQRAATTVADAALQSFVPQAMPYAYAAPMQLQDSRSQSLWSAQQLPPSAAQRQPLSLPEEVRDYPLGAAVAQVHNTYILAQTKDGLIMVDQHAAHERLMYEKFKTAMQSEGVKRQALLIPEMVELSEAQLDRLMSRSEEWAQLGLVMERFGERALVIREIPALLGDTNVAGLVQDLADDVTIYDAGLALKDRLEEILSTMACHGSVRAGRALTIAEMNALLRQMEATPYSGQCNHGRPTYVELKRADIEKLFGRR; this comes from the coding sequence ATGGCAATTCGTAGATTAAGCACGACCCTTATCAACCAAATTGCGGCGGGTGAGGTGATTGAGCGCCCTGCCTCGGTGGTGAAAGAACTGGTCGAGAACGCTATTGATGCAGGAGCAACGGATATCGAAGTAGCGCTTGAAGCGGGCGGTATACAGCTTGTTCGTGTGCGTGATAATGGCGCGGGTATTCCCAAAGACGAACTTGCTTTGGCGGTCGAGCGTCACGCTACCAGCAAGCTGCTCGATGACGATCTCATGGCGATCTATACGATGGGATTTCGCGGTGAAGCACTGCCTTCGATTGGTTCGGTGGCGCGCTTGTCGCTTACATCGCGTGCAAAAGGCGCTGCGGATGCTTGGCAGATTCGTGTCGATGGCGGTGAGGTAAGCGCACTTGTGCCTGCCGCGCTTGCGCAAGGCACCGTGATAGAAGTGCGTGAATTATTTTATGCGATTCCCGCGCGACTCAAGTTTCTTAAAACGCCGCGCACCGAGCTTGCCAATGCCATTGATGTAATTGAGCGTCTCGCGATGGCGCATCCAGATATTCGTTTCCGTCTGACGCATGATGGAAAAACGCTGCGTGATTTTGCTGCACTCACCAGCGACTGGCTACAAGCCCAACCGCAACGCTTGGAAAAGATCATCGGTACGGGCCTTGCCGCTAATATCGTGCCCGTGGATGCCACACGTGAAGGACTGCGCGTTACAGGCTTTGCTGCTTTGCCAACCTATAGTCGCTCAAACTCCATGTCGCAGTATTTGTTTGTCAATCGCCGCCCTGTGCGTGATCGTGTGTTGCTTGGTGTGGTGCGTGCTGCCTATCAGGATTTACTGGCGCGCGACAGGCACCCCGTGGTGGTGCTATTTGTAGATGTGCCGACCGATCAGGTCGATGTGAACGTGCACCCCGCAAAAGCTGAGGTGCGATTTAGAGACGCACAATTAGTGCGGGGATTATTGCTTGGCGCGCTAAAGGCAGCCCTGCAATCCGTTTCACAGCGCGCTGCTACTACGGTTGCTGATGCAGCGCTGCAGTCTTTTGTACCGCAAGCCATGCCATATGCCTATGCTGCACCCATGCAGTTGCAGGATTCACGCTCGCAAAGCTTGTGGTCTGCGCAACAATTACCGCCTTCGGCGGCACAGCGCCAACCTTTGTCCTTGCCAGAAGAGGTGCGTGATTACCCACTAGGTGCGGCGGTTGCGCAGGTGCATAACACCTATATTCTCGCGCAGACAAAAGACGGACTGATTATGGTTGATCAGCATGCGGCGCATGAGCGTCTTATGTATGAGAAGTTCAAAACTGCCATGCAATCTGAGGGCGTAAAGCGGCAGGCCTTGTTGATTCCTGAGATGGTTGAATTAAGTGAAGCGCAGCTTGATAGGCTGATGAGTCGCAGCGAAGAGTGGGCGCAGCTTGGGCTAGTGATGGAGCGTTTTGGTGAGCGCGCTTTAGTCATTCGCGAAATTCCAGCATTGCTTGGCGATACCAATGTTGCGGGCTTGGTGCAAGATCTGGCTGATGATGTGACGATCTATGATGCGGGGCTGGCGCTTAAAGACAGGCTTGAGGAAATCTTGAGCACTATGGCCTGTCATGGCAGCGTGCGTGCGGGGCGGGCACTGACGATTGCTGAAATGAACGCGCTGCTGAGGCAAATGGAAGCAACGCCCTATAGTGGCCAGTGTAACCATGGTCGCCCGACCTATGTGGAGCTGAAGCGCGCCGACATTGAAAAACTGTTCGGCAGGCGGTAG